From the genome of Danio rerio strain Tuebingen ecotype United States chromosome 2, GRCz12tu, whole genome shotgun sequence, one region includes:
- the wu:fj49a02 gene encoding myomegalin isoform X33 — protein sequence MESGAAGERDSLEDEEGNVGRPTCPITDGLGEAPLQTHPMREFEQHLNDLKKENFSLKLRIYFLEERIQLQFEESSDHIYRTNIELKVEVESLKQELQEKQQELETALATAESLTNHNEADVQRRSRERQMEIQHTQQLDTHTQQEAQLVRDRAECVVSVSESPSLHPSVTMETGGDPCTQPYADTDADRLERLRVALGCQERVVLQLTEERTHLRQRLVQMEAELQHLSTCLLQKERDAQFYQEELERERIHVQQEMQSLVEQQYEDAAGQCVSEQQVETLQTQITHSQNSNQELQQKLCELESELLSIRQTSQEQENTIQTLTHTLSTKDTQTQELYNVIEGQNKTLCKLRESQRLQPTQAPADAPDPVLQGSAVSCDLEETRCALTLTQRRLQDLQRERERLQTELQNTLQHRESAHTHTQDLRQAVEQLRSELQVKVCELRDREVQAQTHIADRDRTIAQLQQSLSRKDKQLQEYSELLNPSSDSSGVVDRDTLLQTLRRRIRERDRALESSIDERFRCVEQQEAEVRRLQLVLREKDRDLERLSSVLQSNNHTLTGLDAVLRSKDLELQGALEACRRLEFLKQQSEEKHTLAVRERDGIIKRLQTALHTHTTHTEELQVAGGQGSAGLLLKLSEAERLLQEVMSERSRQLQEHQRQISDLLEALSCRDQELQAYGERMGRLISERSDQLQDLRSLLNTHQQQLNTAHRERDTHTAQLKEKDTLIQELLQVQRHTLIPTAAADGVCMSSSTDLEIQTVRDELQLSLRKHRETERELSDLRALLPAGHHDTVSFNQQQLVSQQQKLNEVLRAEEDLQQSHSDSSHHSGVQEECVLRARGTLLMLEPDDTGESSSDEDDGDGDDEDLGSSSEEFSDSIEDEEKLTQKVEVGQPGYEMLLSQNAEEIQCDEEQRRGVELCGAMVQKDEALSHTRSADEECMASAAHEEGSVRCRGSEKAEADQQTCHEPQRDYCTFREEEYEEDEDDEDEGEEAAEIRAPPGKRGPPCVKLRESRRKRRCTRPHSLDLGALLSHTPAARGQGVEMEREVEGDSGSSSTGGGGAIGFWQHVEVGLREQAERLRGDLAVSRQENRELQERLMVSEATVHAQAEQIKDYRELLTESAVQQDSKQVQVDLQDLGYETSGRSENEAEREDTSSPEFDDLEMCVTLSGSRRSVCRSDSEADDASSLKGLVQDLRAQLSRSHKVIRGLQLRVRSLSATSDYASSLERTPRKVNWMCVSARAGEGFECVCEPPLRRSREMQELLSRVELLETQIRRPKMEDKMEESCAPRPGKYNTLIQAQARELCHLRQVMREGGSLCHTLTQHLSDATKAFEQLLRANDIDYYTSQSFRQQLSQSSTLAHRVCSRISGRDGPEQQDDKTGHELLALRLSKELQHKDDIIQSLHTQLQQRPDTPCSSHAHSETTDQSECTSFLSDERGSTNEDADLCSDVDASSECVEDERRPDRVFSTPHSLSGCQLTAHTQSRIQPIRGVDGSSCYQSGVDVIEEHLREIRSLRQRLEDSIRTNERLRQQLEARLTPAARDTVAPTNIFIQSPDAVSRLSTEVRTLKEEQLELQARLRASRDSCEEAEQLREAVLSGRVRLQQAELEAEQWKEELRRLQTHNSEQSQQIQQLRQDRHNNQEHNSRLQHKVSSLQQQLAESRSLLRSLQSELQLYERVCGVRTSSAAGLVCELQGPSGDWSELLLEVRALRAQLENSALRTHMQKQLEQCSEPRPSPTIPASPLYRRQLLHDPSPSPPVRDVGPFPSGPLYSPYSEMEESVLNTHDALEPHTELHGDAVDGCYANANGRHAVAHVQDYSALQQQLTEGRAAAQRVEETLRRVLGYTVLHTLLPDTHTLHTLLADTHTLQQVLDEAVSLLKMFWRAALPNTDGHTHLLQRELQALRLRVQEQEELLQGTVQRLRNTSRSKENMENYILSQLSRTRDVLKQARVNLEVKSSPVAPQVLLLGLA from the exons GGCGACAGCAGAGAGTCTGACCAATCACAATGAAGCAGATGTGCAGAGGCGGAGCCGAGAGAGACAGATGGAGATACAGCACACACAGcagctggacacacacacacagcag GAGGCTCAGCTAGTGCGGGACAGGGCGGAGTGTGTGGTCAGTGTGTCCGAGTCTCCCTCCCTGCATCCCTCTGTCACCATGGAGACGGGCGGAGACCCCTGCACACAGCCGTATGCAGACACAGATGCAGACAG gctGGAGCGGCTGCGTGTGGCACTGGGCTGTCAGGAGCGGGTGGTGCTGCAGTTGACGGAGGAGCGCACACACCTGAGACAGCGGCTGGTGCAGATGGAGGCGGAGCTACAGCACCTGTCCACCTGTCTGCTGCAGAAGGAGAGAGACGCACAg TTTTATCAGGAGGAGCTGGAGCGCGAGAGGATCCACGTGCAGCAGGAGATGCAG agtcTGGTGGAACAGCAGTATGAGGACGCGGCAGGGCAGTGTGTGTCGGAGCAGCAGGTGGAGACGCTGCAGACGCAGATCACACACAGCCAGAACAGCAACCAG gagCTGCAGCAGAAGCTGTGTGAGCTGGAGTCAGAGCTGCTCTCCATCAGACAGACCTCACAGGAGCAGGAGAACACCATCCAGACGCTCACACACACCCTGAGCACTAAAGACACACAG actcAGGAGCTGTATAATGTGATTGAGGGGCAGAACAAAACACTGTGTAAACTCAGAGAGAGCCAGCGGCTGCAACCCACACag GCTCCAGCAGACGCTCCAGATCCGGTTCTGCAGGGTTCTGCAGTGAGCTGTGATCTGGAGGAGACTCGGTGCGCGCTCACACTGACCCAGAGACGACTGCAGGACCTGCAGCGAGAGCGAGAGCGGCTGCAGACCGAACTGCAGAACACACTGCAGCACAGagagagcgcacacacacacacacag GACCTGCGGCAGGCGGTGGAGCAGCTGCGCTCTGAGCTGCAGGTAAAGGTGTGTGAGCTGCGTGATCGGGAGGTGCAGGCGCAGACACACATTGCAGACAGAGACCGAACCATCGCGCAGCTGCAGCAGAGCTTGAGCCGCAAAGACAAACAACTGCAG gagtaCTCAGAGCTGCTGAATCCCTCATCTGACTCCAGTGGAGTGGTGGACAGAGACACACTCCTGCAGACACTGAGGAGACGCATCCGAGAGCGGGACAGAGCCCTGGAG AGCTCTATTGATGAGAGGTTCCGCTGTGTGGAGCAGCAGGAGGCTGAGGTGCGGCGGCTGCAGCTGGTGCTGCGAGAGAAAGACCGAGACCTGGAGAGACTGAGCAGCGTCCTGCAGAGCAACAACCACACCCTCACg GGTCTGGATGCAGTGCTGCGCAGTAAGGATCTGGAGCTGCAGGGGGCGCTGGAGGCCTGTCGGAGGCTGGAGTTTCTGAAGCAGCAGAGCGAGGAGAAACACACACTCGCTGTCCGAGAGCGAGACGGCATCATCAAGCGGCTGCAGAccgccctgcacacacacaccacacacactgaG gagctgCAGGTGGCGGGGGGGCAGGGCTCTGCTGGACTCCTGCTTAAGCTCTCGGAGGCGGAGCGTCTGCTGCAGGAAGTGATGTCAGAGCGCAGCCGGCAACTACAGGAACACCAGCGGCAGATCTCAGACCTGCTGGAGGCCCTGAGCTGCAGAGACCAGGAGCTGCAG GCGTATGGCGAGCGAATGGGCCGGCTGATCTCAGAGCGCTCAGATCAGCTGCAGGACCTGCGGAGTCTGCTGAACACACACCAGCAGCAGCTGAACACAgcgcacagagagagagacacacacaccgCACAGCTGAAGGAGAAGGACACACTCatacag GAGCTGCTGCAGGTTCAGAGACACACACTGATCCCTACAGCAGCAGCAGACG GTGTGTGTATGAGCAGCTCAACTGATCTGGAGATACAGACCGTCAGAGATGAGCTACAGCTGAGCCTCAGAAAACACAGAGAGActgag cgagAACTGTCAGACCTGCGCGCTTTACTGCCTGCTGGACATCATGACACTGTGAGCTTCAATCAGCAG cagCTGGTCTCGCAGCAGCAGAAGTTGAATGAAGTTCTGAGAGCAGAAGAGGATCTTCAACAGAGTCACTCAGACAG ctCTCACCACAGCGGTGTGCAGGAGGAGTGTGTGTTGCGTGCGCGCGGGACGCTGCTGATGCTGGAGCCGGACGACACTGGAG AGTCCAgcagtgatgaagatgatggagaTGGAGATGATGAAGATCTGGGCAGCAGCAGTGAAGAATTCAGCGACAGCATCGAGGACGAGGAGAAGCTAACACAG aagGTGGAGGTGGGTCAGCCTGGGTATGAGATGCTGCTGTCCCAGAATGCAGAGGAGATACAGTGTGATGAAGAGCAGAGGAGAGGAGTCGAGCTGTGTGGAGCGATGGTGCAGAAGGATGAGGCGCTCTCTCAcaccag GAGCGCTGATGAAGAGTGTATGGCGTCAGCAGCACATGAGGAGGGGTCTGTGCGCTGCAGAGGGTCCGAGAAGGCTGAAGCAGACCAGCAGACCTGCCATGAGCCTCAGAGAGATTACTGTACGTTCAGAGAGGAGGAGTATGAGGAGGAcgaggatgatgaggatgaaggAGAGGAAGCAGCAGAGATCCGGGCTCCACCAGGCAAGCGCGGCCCTCCGTGTGTGAAGCTGCGGGAGTCTCGGAGGAAGAGGAGGTGCACCAGGCCTCATTCCCTGGACCTGGGAGCCCTGCtgtcacacacacctgcagcccGCGGCCAG GGTGTAGAGATGGAGCGTGAGGTGGAGGGAGACAGTGGCAGCTCCAGCACTGGAGGAGGCGGAGCCATTGGCTTCTGGCAGCATGTGGAGGTGGGGCTCCGGGAGCAGGCGGAGCGTCTCCGTGGTGACCTCGCTGTGAGTCGTCAGGAGAATCGGGAGCTGCAGGAGAGACTGATGGTGTCAGAGGCGACGGTTCACGCACAGGCCGAACAGATCAAAGACTACAGAGAGCTGCTga CGGAGAGTGCGGTTCAGCAGGACAGTAAGCAGGTGCAGGTGGACCTTCAGGATCTGGGATACGAGACAAGCGGCCGCAGTGAGAATGAAGCCGAGAGAGAGGACACCAGCAGCCCCg AGTTTGATGATCTGGAGATGTGTGTGACGCTGTCGGGGAGCAGACGCAGTGTGTGTCGCAGTGACAGTGAAGCAGACGACGCGTCCTCACTGAAGGGTTTGGTGCAGGACCTGCGTGCGCAGCTCTCTCGCAGCCACAAGGTGATCCGCGGCCTGCAGCTGCGCGTGCGCTCACTCTCCGCCACCTCCGACTACGCCTCCAGCCTGGAGCGCACGCCGCGCAAG GTGAACTGGATGTGTGTTTCTGCGCGCGCGGGCGAgggttttgagtgtgtgtgtgagccgcCACTGAGACGCAGCCGAGAGATGCAGGAGCTGTTGAGCCGCGTGGAGCTGCTGGAGACGCAGATCAGGAGACCCAAGATGGAGGACAAGATGGAGGAGAGCTGTGCCCCGCGGCCcgg GAAGTACAACACACTGATCCAGGCGCAGGCGCGGGAGCTGTGTCACCTGCGGCAGGTGATGCGGGAGGGCGGCAGCCTctgtcacacactcacacaacacCTGAGCGACGCCACCAAAGCCTTCGAGCAGCTGCTGCGCGCAAACGACATCGACTACTACACCAGCCAGAGCTTCCGGCAGCAGCTATCCCAGAGTTCCACACTCGCACACAGAGTCTGCAGCCGGATCAGCGGcc GTGATGGACCTGAACAGCAGGACGATAAAACAGGCCACGAGCTGCTGGCGCtcag gctGAGTAAAGAGCTTCAGCACAAAGACGACATCATCCAGTCCCTCCACACACAGTTACAGCAGCGCCCGGACACGCCCTGCAGCAGCCACGCCCATTCTGAGACCACCGACCAATCAGAATGTACCTCGTTCCTGTCTGACGAGAGAGGCTCCACCAATGAGGATGCAGATCTGTGCTCTGACGTCGACGCCTCCAGTGAGTGTGTGGAGGACGAAAGGAGACCAGACagag TGTTCAGCACGCCACACTCTCTGTCCGGCTGTCAGCtgaccgcacacacacagagcaggattcagccaatcagaggcgTTGATGGATCGTCATGCTAtcagtcag GTGTTGATGTGATCGAGGAGCACCTGAGAGAGATTCGGTCTCTACGGCAACGGCTGGAGGATTCCATCAGGACCAATGAGAGGCTGAGACAGCAGCTGGAGGCGCGGCTAACCCCTGCGGCCAGAGacacgg TGGCTCCAACCAACATCTTTATCCAGAGTCCTGATGCTGTGAGTCGCCTGAGCACTGAAGTCAGAACACTGAAGGAGGAACAGCTGGAGCTGCAGGCCAGACTACGAGCCAgcagag ACAGCTGTGAGGAGGCGGAGCAGCTTCGGGAGGCGGTGCTTTCTGGGCGTGTCCGTCTGCAGCAGGCGGAGCTAGAGGCGGAGCAATGGAAGGAGGAGCTGAGGAGGCTGCAGACGCACAACTCTGAGCAGAGCCAACAAATACAACAACTGCGGCAGGACAGACACAACAACCAGGAGCACAAcagcag gctgcAGCACAAGGTCTCCTCCCTCCAGCAGCAGTTAGCAGAGAGCCGGTCACTGCTGCGCTCCCTACAGAGTGAACTGCAGCTGTACGAGCGAGTGTGTGGCGTCAGGACAAGCAGCGCTGCAG ggcTGGTGTGTGAGCTGCAGGGCCCATCGGGGGACTGGTCTGAGCTGCTGCTGGAGGTTCGGGCTCTAAGGGCTCAGCTGGAGAACTCTGCTCTgcgcacacacatgcagaaaCAGCTGGAGCAGTGCAGCGAGCCGCGTCCGTCGCCCACCATCCCTGCCAGCCCACTGTACCGGCGCCAGCTGCTGCACG ACCCGTCTCCTTCTCCTCCTGTCAGAGATGTGGGTCCGTTTCCCAGCGGGCCGCTGTACTCACCGTACTCCGAGATGGAGGAGAGCGTGCTGAACActcacg ACGCGCTGGAGCCGCACACAGAGCTGCATGGAGATGCGGTAGACGGATGCTACGCTAACGCTAACGGCAGACACGCGGTCGCACATGTGCAGGACTACAGCGCACTGCAGCAGCAGCTGACGGAGGGGCGAGCGGCGGCACAGCGGGTGGAGGAGACACTGCGGagg GTGCTGGGCTACACTGTGCTGCACACACTCCtgccggacacacacacactgcacacactcctggcggacacacacacactgcagcaggTTCTGGATGAGGCTGTTTCTCTGCTGAAGATGTTCTGGCGCGCGGCTCTGCCCAACACTGAcggacacacacacctgctgcagAGG GAGCTGCAGGCGCTGCGGCTGCGGGTGCAGGAACAGGAGGAGCTGCTGCAGGGAACCGTCCAGCGTCTGCGCAACACCAGCCGGAGCAAAGAGAACATGGAGAACTACATCCTGAGCCAgc TGTCGCGGACGCGAGACGTGCTGAAACAGGCCCGGGTCAATCTGGAG GTAAAGTCTTCCCCGGTGGCTCCGCAGGTTCTTCTGCTTGGTCTCGCATGA